A part of Pungitius pungitius chromosome 15, fPunPun2.1, whole genome shotgun sequence genomic DNA contains:
- the LOC119203339 gene encoding collectin-12-like: protein MKDDFADEEEVQSFGYKRFGIQEGSECTKCKNDWALRAAIALLYVLCALLTIAVAVLGYKVVQRMDNVSEGMEKFGGKINAVETDLKKLDDEAGDKSVNATSNIKTFKSDLEALQKQLNDIALRATRNRDLLDGLQITGDDTQNGHVSLQSFLQGNQASLRGVNQTLVSYSGMIDDLQTDTAWLQSELQGQVKVQSQTQVSIGALNITQSQQRNLLGTLQKTVEGAGQAVQRLQNDYQGLHQTASQTRADTQWLKEKVQNLQVLAANNSAQVRSNGEALDDLGSQLSTLVSQIQNTSALSEERGQSLHELMDHQRDHDNATSSKFDEMESRLDGHENEMDRVTGNMSFASQLLGAISSDLSGLRTCAETVMRHSDLLLGLNVSVTEAVADSKKLRAQQDELSGRLDKEVSNLSGVMEEMKLVDSKHSQLITNFTILQGPPGPRGLRGDKGPQGAMGQPGQKGDKGEKGMPGLVGPQGEKGAAGPTGATGPKGSVGARGLLGAKGSRGPGGRPGDSGGKGDPGAPGIPGRDGMSGITGPQGPQGPPGAAGPAGPDGPRGPVGPIGPAGPPGLPGIPAPTPPLPKETIPETPKPPKPAKVLPPKPLKPSQPPKQTQAPKPTGAPQGSRSPQIQPPVNNAPETGCPAEFRRFGDSCYYFSSGPQRFNFDESNQNCRDLSSLMLIINDKEEQKFVRDEIAGKGYFWLGLTDKEEENVWKWVDGTLPVFKMWRPGQPDNWEHGHEDGEDCAGLDREREYQGKANICVNTPAMPLFTTNPFDQDVEKATSEMNTAEDWGLILDICDKIGQSRTGPKECLRSIMRRVNHKDPHVAMQALTLLGACVSNCGKIFHLEVCSREFASEVSNVLNKGHPKVCEKLKALMVEWAEDFRNDPQLSLISAMIKNLREQGVTFPAVGSQAAEQAKASPALVAKDPATSTNKKEEEDLAKAIELSLKEQRQQPQTSLSGLYPNTSGLLSSHKSDGRKVRAIYDFEAAEDNELTFKSGEIITILDDSDPNWWKGETYQGVGLFPSNFVTADLTAEPEMMKTEKKTVQFSEDIQVETIEPEQEPVFIDEDKMDQLLQMIQSADPTDNQSDSVELLQLEGACNQMGPLIDQKLEDIDRKHSELSDLNVKLMEALSLYAKLMNEDPVYAMYAKLQSQQYYMQQPANVAQQVYPGQPASGPYAPSGTVVPGYTVPMEQLPPGAPMPGQPAPSDVHMYLGQQPVYTTAPGSMGPADPHPYQNPAGGPGLTQTPSYSAASGPSIAPSCDAPYPEKALL, encoded by the exons GAATCCAGGAGGGTTCGGAGTGCACCAAGTGCAAAAATGACTGGGCGCTGAGGGCGGCGATTGCGCTGCTCTACGTGCTCTGTGCGCTGCTCACCATAGCAGTGGCCGTCCTCGGATACAAAG TGGTCCAGAGAATGGACAATGTCTCAGAAGGCATGGAGAAATTTGGAGGAAAGATCAATGCTGTGGAGACAGACTTAAAGAAATTAG ATGATGAAGCAGGGGATAAGTCAGTAAATGCCACAAGTAACATCAAGACCTTCAAGTCAGATCTGGAGGCATTACAGAAGCAACTGAACGATATTGCCCTCAGGGCAACCAGGAACAGGGATTTACTGGACGGGCTTCagatcacaggggatgacacgCAGAACGGCCACGTGTCTCTGCAGAGCTTTTTGCAAGGCAACCAGGCCTCATTGCGCGGGGTCAACCAGACCTTGGTCTCCTACAGCGGCATGATTGACGACCTCCAGACTGACACTGCGTGGCTCCAGTCAGAGTTACAGGGCCAGGTCAAAGTGCAGAGCCAGACCCAGGTTAGTATCGGCGCGCTAAACATCACCCAATCCCAGCAGCGCAATCTGCTCGGCACGCTGCAGAAGACGGTGGAAGGCGCCGGCCAGGCGGTGCAGAGACTACAAAATGACTACCAGGGTCTGCATCAGACGGCCAGTCAGACCCGAGCTGACACACAGTGGCTTAAGGAAAAGGTCCAGAACCTCCAGGTCTTGGCAGCCAATAACTCAGCCCAGGTCCGTTCCAATGGAGAGGCCCTGGATGACTTGGGGTCTCAGCTCAGCACACTAGTCAGCCAGATCCAGAACACCTCCGCTCTCAGCGAGGAGCGCGGCCAGAGTCTGCACGAGCTGATGGACCATCAGCGGGACCACGATAACGCCACCTCGTCCAAGTTTGATGAAATGGAATCGCGGCTCGACGGCCACGAGAATGAGATGGACCGTGTGACGGGAAACATGAGCTTCGCCTCGCAGCTCCTCGGTGCCATCAGCTCCGACCTGAGCGGCCTGAGGACGTGCGCTGAGACGGTGATGCGGCACTCAGACCTGCTCCTCGGGCTGAATGTCAGCGTGACGGAGGCCGTGGCGGATAGCAAAAAGCTGCGCGCGCAGCAAGACGAACTGTCGGGCCGGCTGGACAAGGAGGTCAGCAATCTCTCCGgggtgatggaggagatgaagctGGTGGACAGCAAGCACTCGCAGCTCATCACCAACTTCACCATCCTGCAGG gTCCACCGGGTCCAAGGGGCCTCAGGGGGGACAAGGGTCCACAGGGAGCAATGGGTCAGCCAGGACAAAAGGGTGataagggagagaaagggatgcCAGGGCTGGTTGGACCTCAAGGAGAGAAAGGTGCTGCTGGACCAACAGGTGCGACGGGTCCAAAGGGTTCAGTCGGGGCTCGTGGTCTTCTCGGGGCTAAAGGATCGAGAGGGCCTGGAGGTCGACCTGGGGACTCTGGGGGTAAAGGCGACCCTGGGGCTCCGGGAATTCCTGGTAGGGATGGAATGTCAGGCATAACAGGACCACAGGGGCCACAGGGGCCCCCAGGTGCAGCGGGACCTGCAGGTCCTGATGGGCCTCGTGGGCCCGTTGGACCCATCGGCCCTGCTGGTCCACCAGGGCTACCAGGGATACCCGCACCTACACCTCCACTTCCTAAGGAAACAATCCCAGAAACCCCCAAACCACCAAAACCCGCCAAAGTGCTGCCACCCAAACCCCTCAAACCGTCCCAACCCCCGAAACAGACTCAGGCCCCCAAACCAACAGGGGCCCCCCAAGGCTCCAGGTCCCCGCAAATCCAGCCTCCTGTCAACAATGCTCCAGAGACTG GTTGCCCAGCTGAGTTCAGAAGGTTTGGAGACAGCTGCTATTACTtctcctctggtcctcagaggtTCAACTTTGATGAGTCCAACCAAAATTGTCGTGACTTGTCATCGCTAATGCTCATTATCAACGACAAAGAGGAACAG AAATTTGTGAGAGATGAGATTGCAGGGAAAGGCTATTTCTGGCTCGGCCTTActgacaaagaggaggaaaatgtcTGGAAGTGGGTGGATGGAACTTTGCCCGTTTTCAA GATGTGGCGGCCTGGCCAGCCTGATAACTGGGAACATGGCCACGAAGACGGCGAGGACTGTGCCGGCCTC GACA GGGAACGGGAATACCAGGGGAAGGCGAACATCTGCGTCAATACCCCAGCAATGCCTCTCTTCACGACGAACCCATTCGACCAAGATGTTG AGAAAGCAACCAGTGAGATGAACACTGCTGAGGACTGGGGCCTCATTCTGGATATTTGTGATAAGATAGGGCAGTCACGCACTGG GCCTAAAGAATGTCTCCGCTCGATAATGAGAAGAGTGAACCATAAGGATCCTCATGTGGCCATGCAGGCCCTGACT CTGCTTGGTGCTTGTGTCTCAAACTGTGGGAAGATATTCCACTTGGAGGTGTGCTCCAGGGAGTTTGCCAGTGAAGTCAGTAACGTCCTCAACAAG GGCCACCCCAAGGTGTGTGAGAAGCTGAAAGCCCTGATGGTGGAGTGGGCTGAGGACTTCCGCAACGATCCCCAACTCAGTCTGATCTCAGCAATGATCAAGAATCTACGAGAGCAGGGTGTTACTTTCCCAGCTGTGGGGTCCCAG GCTGCAGAGCAAGCAAAAGCAAGCCCAGCTTTAGTGGCGAAGGATCCCGCCacctcaacaaacaaaaaagaagaagaagatttggCCAAAG ctATCGAGCTGTCTCTGAAGGAGCAGCGCCAGCAGCCGCAGACCTCCCTGTCGGGCCTTTACCCGAACACCTCGGGCCTGCTCTCCTCGCACAAGTCCGACGGCAGGAAAGTCCGCGCCATCTACGACTTTGAGGCTGCGGAGGACAACGAGCTCACCTTCAAGTCGGGGGAAATCATCACTATCCTGGACGATAG tgatcCCAACTGGTGGAAAGGCGAAACATACCAGGGAGTGGGGTTGTTCCCTTCCAACTTTGTGACAGCGGACCTCACCGCAGAGCCTGAGATGA TGAAAACCGAGAAGAAGACGGTGCAGTTCAGTGAGGACATCCAGGTGGAGACAATAGAACCCGAACAAGAGCCTGTATTCATCGACGAA GACAAGATGGACCAGCTACTGCAGATGATCCAGAGTGCAGATCCCACGGACAACCAGTCGgacagcgtggagttgctccagTTGGAAG GTGCCTGCAATCAAATGGGGCCCCTCATTGACCAGAAGTTGGAGGATATAGACCG GAAGCACTCAGAGCTGTCGGACCTGAATGTGAAGTTGATGGAAGCTCTGTCCTTGTATGCCAAGCTAATGAATGAAGATCCAGTCTACGCCATGTATGCCAAGCTACAGAGTCAACAGTACTACATGCAGCAACCTGCGAACGTAGCACAACAG GTGTACCCCGGTCAGCCGGCGTCAGGCCCGTATGCCCCGAGCGGCACCGTGGTGCCGGGTTACACTGTTCCCATGGAGCAGCTCCCGCCTGGAGCCCCCATGCCTGGTCAGCCAGCTCCCAG TGACGTTCACATGTACCTGGGCCAGCAGCCGGTCTACACCACCGCTCCGGGCAGCATGGGCCCGGCCGACCCGCACCCCTACCAGAACCCGGCCGGCGGCCCGGGCCTCACGCAGACTCCAAGCTACAGCGCCGCCTCCGGCCCGAGTATAGCACCTTCGTGTGACGCCCCTTACCCGGAGAAAGCCTTGCTatag
- the tmem236 gene encoding transmembrane protein 236: MPSGKTLKLVLYEALQLAALAVPVFVVMERFAGLMRDVRGRDLTAYWLVVAASVAYVTSAVLLVWVPLKYLILRRRGFISEVTQWRPTALAYLILCTLPCFAIFAASSKVQVDRGLRLDRFAELPVSLVLLGLICVDLTERIRPCRLIGPSDSLDSDFDPPGPVLTQLERVTTVTGQLPAADEGPKGPTQTPPQARNGGAPGRRRDLAAPPGAGAGAAYLYSSPLRRRSRSGPLGFLWRRDGRSEALADGFLFWLDAAEMVRVAGEPAVFYSAWVFPVYALAFLSALRVVVAPHNPLSASAGVALQEVPFCVLRVALIAAFGFVTPVLYPLKNVLVSLAFFYFTFLARLRIFRRQSMF; encoded by the exons ATGCCGTCGGGGAAGACGCTCAAGCTCGTCCTGTACGAGGCGCTGCAGCTGGCGGCCCTCGCCGTGCCCGTCTTCGTGGTGATGGAGAGGTTCGCCGGCCTGATGCGCGACGTGCGAGGGCGGGATCTGACGGCCTATTGGCTGGTGGTGGCGGCGTCCGTGGCCTACGTGACCTCGGCGGTCCTGCTGGTGTGGGTCCCTCTGAAGTATCTGATCCTGAGGAGGCGCGGGTTCATCTCAGAGGTCACGCAGTG GAGGCCAACAGCGCTGGCTTATCTCATCCTGTGTACGTTACCGTGCTTCGCCATCTTCGCTGCCAGCTCCAAG GTGCAGGTGGACCGAGGACTCCGGCTGGACCGCTTCGCCGAGCTGCCCGTGTCCTTGGTGCTGCTCGGCCTCATCTGCGTGGATCTCACGGAGAGGATTCGCCCCTGCAGGCTCATCGGACCAT CCGACAGCTTGGATTCTGACTTTGACCCGCCGGGCCCCGTCCTCACCCAACTGGAGCGGGTGACCACCGTGACGGGCCAGCTGCCCGCCGCCGACGAAGGCCCCAAAGGCCCGACCCAAACCCCGCCGCAGGCCAGGAACGGCGGCGCCCCGGGCAGACGGCGGGACCTCGCCGCCCCGCCCGGCGCCGGTGCCGGCGCCGCCTACCTGTACTCCTCGCCCCTGCGCCGGCGATCCCGCTCGGGCCCCCTGGGCTTCCTGTGGCGGCGGGACGGCCGGTCCGAGGCGTTGGCCGACGGCTTCCTGTTCTGGCTCGACGCGGCGGAGATGGTGCGAGTGGCGGGCGAGCCGGCGGTCTTCTACTCCGCCTGGGTGTTCCCCGTCTACGCGCTGGCCTTCCTGTCCGCCCTGCGCGTGGTCGTTGCCCCCCACAACCCGCTGTCGGCCTCGGCCGGCGTCGCCCTGCAGGAGGTTCCCTTCTGCGTCCTCCGGGTCGCTCTGATCGCCGCGTTTGGTTTCGTGACTCCCGTGTTGTACCCTTTGAAAAATGTGCTGGTGAGCCTGGCTTTTTTCTACTTCACCTTCCTGGCCAGGCTGAGGATTTTCAGGAGGCAGAGCATGTTTTGA